A single region of the Deltaproteobacteria bacterium genome encodes:
- a CDS encoding ABC transporter ATP-binding protein: MLEVNDLWVEVNDTQVLKGVSFRIPPGETHILFGKNGSGKSTLLMTLMGFRRYKVTQGQIIFKGKDITNLPVNARARMGMGLAFQRPPSIRGVKTRDIFNICNNNGVSCEALAEKFQFSDLLDRELNVGFSGGEMKKCEILQLLLQDPDLVLLDEPESGVDLENLEVLGKAINKLLQKYLWRQRAKSGLIISHVGFILNYVEADAGYVLMDGRIHCHGNPRELFRGIQRHGYRECIECQR; encoded by the coding sequence ATGCTAGAGGTCAATGATCTTTGGGTTGAAGTAAATGATACCCAGGTGCTCAAAGGGGTAAGTTTCAGAATCCCTCCCGGTGAAACACACATTCTTTTTGGTAAGAATGGCTCCGGCAAGTCTACTCTTCTTATGACTCTGATGGGTTTTCGCCGCTACAAGGTTACCCAGGGACAGATTATTTTCAAAGGCAAGGATATTACCAACCTGCCAGTCAATGCCCGGGCCAGGATGGGCATGGGACTCGCTTTTCAAAGACCACCGAGCATCCGTGGAGTCAAGACTCGTGACATATTCAACATATGCAACAACAATGGCGTCTCCTGTGAAGCACTGGCCGAAAAATTCCAGTTCAGCGATCTTCTCGATCGAGAGCTCAATGTGGGATTCTCCGGCGGGGAAATGAAGAAGTGTGAAATTCTGCAGCTGCTCCTCCAGGATCCTGACCTGGTGCTGCTGGATGAGCCGGAGTCAGGCGTTGATCTGGAAAATCTTGAAGTTCTCGGCAAGGCCATTAACAAGCTCTTGCAGAAGTATCTCTGGCGACAGCGGGCCAAGTCTGGACTGATTATTTCGCACGTGGGTTTTATCCTGAACTATGTTGAAGCAGATGCCGGCTATGTGCTTATGGACGGACGCATCCACTGCCATGGAAACCCGCGTGAATTATTCAGGGGAATCCAACGGCATGGTTACCGGGAGTGTATAGAATGCCAGAGATAG